CAGATAGAGGTGATCTTCGAAACTGGCAGCCTAATTACCAAGTTGCGAGTAGTTGGATGTGCAGGAGCGGTTTTTCTTGGTGCTTATGGGGATTTTCGAGAGTCGGTTGCTCATTTAACTCGTGATGTTGCCTTACTGGCTGAGTCAGCGAACTTGGAGGTGCTTTTTCGTACCAAGACACAGTACTGTGATCGAGTAAATATAGAAAAAAGAAAAGGGGTTTTTGGTAGAGTTGATGAACTCTTAAACAAACTCGATAGAATTGCAAATGAAATTTCCTCCCAAACCGTACCCAGCAGCACTAAAGCTGCCGGAGAGGCAGAACAAAAAGTAGACGCGCTTGTTGACTGGAACAAGCGCGTAGAAGAATTGTTTTCCAAACTGGACAGTCCCCAAACGAAAGCGTGCGTAGCACAGGGCTTACTTGATGAGCTAAGCAAAATTCCGAACCAGTTTGGCTGGAATCATCTGCTGTCTTCTTCTGGAATTCGTGGCGCTTCTGCGCGGAGCGATGCCAACTTACTCGGCAAACTTAGTGGAACAAACACTCGGCTAAAAGTTACTGTGTCTTCCATAAAAAAAGATTTAGAGACTAGGATTAAGCATGCAGAAAGCGACATTGAAAGTAAAAATAAATCTTAGAGTTATTATTTGCTCTAATCTAAAATGATCCAAGAAAGGCATCAGATTTAGACGCCATTTAACGTGTCAACCAAGCGTCAACCGCATAGCAAAACATAGCGCATGCATAGCGGTTGACGGATGACCTAACTGTTTGATTGAAAAGACAAAGCTCCATCAATGCGTTGCCATCAAACTGAATCATAATCCGCAGGTCCCCTGTTCGAATCAGGGATGCGCCACCAAGATTTAAGCGGCTCACAGCAATGTGAGCCGCTTTTTCTTTGCTCCGCAGTTTTGGGCCTGCTCCGCAAAATCTAGGCTCTACCCCATAAGCGGGGGATGCGCATTCACTAGACACGGTTGATCACACCGCTCCACCCGCACTGAGCCAAGACTCTCATGCGGTAATTCTCAAAGTTCCTGACCCCATACGCACGGCGTGAGAGCATTTCCATCTTGGTGTGGAAGCCTTCAGTAATGCCGTTGGACTTGGTGAATCGCCACATCCTGACGATGGGTTCGAGCCATGATTTTAATGTGGCGGCCAGCGCCCTGGCCGGGCTCTGCTCAAACTGCTCAATCAACGCCAGGAATTGGGGCATCATCTTTTGAGCCCTCTTTCTTTTCAAGCTCTTCATCACCAAGAATCCATTTAACTGCTGCTTGGCGAAGTACAGCGCCCGCAGCACCGGCTCCTGAGCCAAGTACTGATGCAGATTCTCCTTCTGCATGGCGGTCAGCTTCCAATGGTGACGGCGCATCAGGCTGAGCAACCCCCGGTTCTTGCGACCCTGGGGGTCATACTGCTGCCACAGCTTCAGGAAGTGCTGGTTCACCAGGCGCACGACATGGAAACGGTCAGCCACGATGATGGCATTGGGGAAGTACTGCTGAGCGATCCGGCGATACGTCTCGGACAGATCCATCACGATCACCCGCACATTCTCCTTACCCGGCAAGCGTTTCAAATAGCTGCGCAAACTCGCCTCTGAGCGGCCCAACACGACATCGAATACTTTGTGATTCTTCAGGTCGACCAGCGTGGTGGCGTAACCGCGTTTGCGAGTGAAGAAGTGTTCATCAATCCCAAGCACCTGCGGGCAGCTGCGCCCAGAGAGCTCCGACACGCGTCGCTTGATGAACGACTGATACCAGCGCTCCACCGTCGCACTACCGACGCGGTGCGTATGGGTCAGCTTGCGCTGACTCACGCCACCCTCGTGGGCCTCAAAGACCTCCAACCGATACGTCTCGGTCGAACGTAGCCGGGGCAGAATCCCGGCGAAACGGTGGCGAAAATACCGGTTGCAGTCGGTGCAGTGGTACTTGGGAACGCGCAGGTGCAGCACGACCAGCTTATTGCCCTGTCGCGTGTGCTTGAGCGTGCGTTGATGAGTCGCCTTGATGCGCACTTGGTTGCCTGCGCAATGCAAGCAGGCGGGCCGCTTACGCGGCCGCGCCCATACATGAATATCCTTTGTTCGTTTGACAGCCTGGACCACCAGCCCAGGGATCCCTAGGATAGAATCGATTGGGGACATCGGCATTGCTTCCGTTAGACAGGTTCTTCGCAAAAACAAGTCTAGCGAATGTCGATCGTCCCCCTTTTTATGATGTAGAGCCGTTTTTTGTCGTCTGGATTAGAGCAAGAGCCTGCTAGGGGAGGGGCTGTGTTGTTTAGTCGATGGCTTGGCTGGCAAAAAGAAACGTGATTGATGTCAGCGTACACCAATGATTTTTCTAAATGGGCCAATGGTCATCTATGTAGGATAGGCAGCAGCCCAATTCACTCTGCTAAAAGGAGCGCGGTAGGCGCTCCTTTTGTGTTTCTAATGACTTGAGAGGCTACCCTAAAATCGGCATGGACCTGAGCGGTGCGTTCCGGCTGCTGGCTTGCTTAATTAACAGCTCAGGGCAGGGTCGCTACTTCCGGAATGCACTTGCCGATTTCGATGGCCTGCAAATCATCGGCGCTGGTCCGCCTTTTCAGCTCAGGAGGTGCTGCAGCGACCGACGCCTGCTCGTCCTTCTGCATCAACGGGCAATACGCCGACATATAGTCAATTTCCAGGTTAAGGCGTTCGAGCAAAAAGTCTACAAATACCCTTACCTTCGGAGACTGTCCGTGACC
This genomic window from Alcaligenes faecalis contains:
- a CDS encoding ISL3 family transposase, with amino-acid sequence MPMSPIDSILGIPGLVVQAVKRTKDIHVWARPRKRPACLHCAGNQVRIKATHQRTLKHTRQGNKLVVLHLRVPKYHCTDCNRYFRHRFAGILPRLRSTETYRLEVFEAHEGGVSQRKLTHTHRVGSATVERWYQSFIKRRVSELSGRSCPQVLGIDEHFFTRKRGYATTLVDLKNHKVFDVVLGRSEASLRSYLKRLPGKENVRVIVMDLSETYRRIAQQYFPNAIIVADRFHVVRLVNQHFLKLWQQYDPQGRKNRGLLSLMRRHHWKLTAMQKENLHQYLAQEPVLRALYFAKQQLNGFLVMKSLKRKRAQKMMPQFLALIEQFEQSPARALAATLKSWLEPIVRMWRFTKSNGITEGFHTKMEMLSRRAYGVRNFENYRMRVLAQCGWSGVINRV